From the Butyrivibrio fibrisolvens genome, one window contains:
- the spoVG gene encoding septation regulator SpoVG, which produces MKITDVRVRKVLKQGKMKAVVSITFDNEFVVHDIKVIEGEKGLFIAMPSKKSADGEYRDIAHPINSDTRQQIQTMILDAYEKAAVEDDTAQPAEEMPETPFV; this is translated from the coding sequence ATGAAGATTACAGATGTACGTGTTCGTAAGGTTCTGAAACAGGGCAAAATGAAAGCAGTGGTTTCAATTACTTTTGATAATGAATTTGTAGTTCATGATATCAAGGTAATCGAAGGCGAAAAAGGATTGTTCATTGCTATGCCATCCAAGAAGTCGGCGGATGGTGAATACCGTGACATAGCTCATCCGATTAATTCCGACACACGCCAGCAGATTCAAACGATGATCCTTGATGCATATGAGAAAGCAGCTGTAGAAGATGATACAGCACAGCCGGCAGAAGAAATGCCGGAAACTCCTTTTGTTTAA
- a CDS encoding glycosyltransferase family 2 protein: MKILSVIVPCYNEEENVSDFYDELMKTEEFFKSKEVDFEIIYIDDGSKDNTALEVHKLIDKDKRVHFVSFSRNFGKEAAIYAGLQHAKGDYVVMLDADLQDPPALLPQMYSYIVNEGYDSVATRRVDRKGEPPIRSFFARRFYHLINKMSKTEIVDGARDYRLMTRRFVDAILSMEEYNRFSKGIFGWVGFNTKWIEFENIERKKGETKWSFWKLFVYAIDGIIAFSTVPLAIASIIGTLFCVIAFIGILFILIRSLFWQDPTSGWPSMVCIIMLVSGVQLFCLGVVGQYLSKTYLEVKKRPLYLVKEDI; this comes from the coding sequence ATGAAAATACTTAGTGTGATTGTCCCATGCTATAACGAAGAAGAGAATGTTTCAGACTTCTATGATGAACTTATGAAGACTGAAGAATTCTTTAAAAGTAAAGAAGTTGATTTTGAGATCATATATATTGATGACGGATCTAAAGATAATACAGCATTAGAAGTTCACAAGCTTATAGATAAGGATAAAAGAGTACATTTTGTAAGCTTTTCAAGAAATTTTGGTAAGGAAGCTGCGATCTATGCAGGCCTTCAGCATGCCAAGGGAGATTATGTGGTAATGCTTGATGCAGATCTTCAGGATCCGCCGGCTCTTCTTCCACAGATGTACTCTTATATAGTTAATGAAGGATATGATTCTGTAGCAACAAGGCGAGTTGACAGAAAAGGTGAACCTCCGATAAGGTCATTTTTTGCAAGAAGGTTCTATCATCTTATCAACAAGATGTCCAAGACTGAGATAGTAGACGGAGCAAGAGATTACCGCCTTATGACAAGGAGATTTGTTGATGCTATCTTGTCCATGGAAGAGTATAACCGCTTCTCCAAGGGCATATTCGGATGGGTAGGCTTTAACACCAAGTGGATCGAGTTTGAGAACATAGAAAGGAAGAAGGGAGAGACTAAGTGGTCCTTCTGGAAACTTTTTGTATATGCTATAGACGGTATCATCGCCTTTTCAACAGTGCCGCTTGCAATCGCATCTATAATAGGAACACTGTTTTGTGTGATCGCATTTATAGGCATACTGTTTATCCTTATAAGAAGCCTGTTTTGGCAGGATCCTACAAGCGGATGGCCTTCAATGGTATGTATCATAATGCTTGTAAGCGGAGTGCAGCTCTTCTGCCTTGGCGTTGTAGGACAGTACTTGTCCAAGACATACCTTGAAGTTAAGAAGAGACCTCTGTATCTTGTGAAAGAGGATATATAA